One window of the Planctomycetia bacterium genome contains the following:
- a CDS encoding RluA family pseudouridine synthase, translated as MSKSEYSAGFTVLREDQWCIAVSKPAGLLTQAPPGIDSLESRIKRYLSNTRKMEEVYLGVPHRLDRPASGCMIFAKTRLAARRLAEQFQQRRVRKVYWALVEGLVAQPSGHWVDYVRKIIDEPRGEVVAKDEPNAQRAELRYECLERNSDFSWLQIELLTGRMHQIRLQASTRGHPLKGDLLYGARTTFAAVYEDPRFNAIALHARKLELVHPVTEKPLVIEAPVNEVWQQLIGEKENNGTLTTRAV; from the coding sequence ATGTCAAAGTCAGAGTATTCAGCCGGTTTTACTGTCTTACGCGAAGATCAATGGTGTATTGCCGTGAGTAAGCCAGCGGGCTTGTTGACGCAAGCACCGCCGGGAATTGACAGTCTTGAATCGCGAATCAAGAGATATTTGAGTAACACTCGCAAAATGGAAGAGGTTTATCTAGGAGTACCGCATCGGCTGGATCGGCCTGCGAGTGGATGCATGATCTTTGCAAAAACCAGGCTGGCCGCCAGGCGACTGGCGGAACAATTTCAACAGCGTCGGGTAAGAAAAGTTTACTGGGCACTGGTGGAGGGGCTGGTTGCTCAGCCTTCAGGGCATTGGGTTGATTATGTACGCAAAATCATCGATGAGCCACGTGGCGAAGTGGTAGCAAAGGATGAGCCAAATGCTCAGCGTGCTGAACTTCGTTATGAATGCCTGGAAAGAAATAGCGACTTTTCGTGGTTGCAAATTGAATTGCTCACCGGCAGAATGCATCAGATCAGATTGCAGGCCAGCACACGGGGGCATCCTTTGAAAGGCGATTTGCTATACGGCGCCAGGACTACGTTTGCAGCAGTGTATGAAGATCCCCGATTCAATGCCATTGCACTTCATGCCAGGAAACTCGAACTGGTACACCCGGTTACGGAAAAACCACTAGTGATTGAAGCACCCGTGAATGAAGTCTGGCAGCAACTGATTGGTGAAAAAGAAAATAATGGAACGCTAACCACGAGAGCCGTGTGA